A genomic window from Glycine max cultivar Williams 82 chromosome 17, Glycine_max_v4.0, whole genome shotgun sequence includes:
- the LOC100781816 gene encoding UDP-N-acetylglucosamine transferase subunit alg14-like, with the protein MDKSNGCSFSSISSIAVFSSVVFVVSLIFVRLLYVLYCSSKPLSKRASKPFSTLIILGSGGHIAEMLNLLAVLQKGRFNPRFYIVVAIDNMSLQKAQLLENSLAAEKLYLILMMKKLICTFMMRRGSISRRYCGKQQIGSILRSRQPRKQLQQLARKLLRQNLKTVRRIY; encoded by the exons ATGGATAAAAGCAATGGTTGCAGCTTCTCTAGCATATCTTCAATTGCTGTCTTTTCaagtgttgtttttgttgtctcCTTGATTTTTGTTCGTCTCCTTTATGTCTTATACTGTAGCAGCAAGCCCTTGAGCAAAAGGGCTTCAAAACCTTTTAGTACCCTTATTATTTTAGGATCAG GTGGTCATATTGCTGAGATGCTTAATCTACTGGCAGTGTTACAGAAAGGTAGGTTTAATCCAAGATTCTACATTGTTGTTGCTATTGATAATATGAGTCTTCAAAAAGCTCAGTTGTTGGAGAATTCCCTGGCTGCTGAG AAACTTTATCTgatattgatgatgaagaagttgATTTGTACATTCATGATGAGGAGGGGAAGCATATCAAGAAGATACTGTGGGAAACAGCAAATAGGGAGCATCTTGAG gagcAGGCAGCCAAGGAAGCAGCTGCAGCAGCTAGCAAGAAAGCTTTTGAGGCAAAATTTGAAAACTGTTCGGAGGATATACTAG